GTCGTCGCGGTCGTGTCAGCCACGCCGGTATCTACCTGGGTGACAACCAGTTCATCCACTCCAGCAGCCGCCGCAGCGGTGGGGTGCGAATCGACAGCCTGGGCGACAGCTACTGGAGCAAGACCTTCCTCGAAGCCAAGCGCGCCCTCGCCATGGCACCGACCGTGGTCACCGCTCGCAAGTAAGCGCACAGTTTGTAGGGCAAACTTAAAGTCTTACTTGAAGTTTGCCCCATAGCCGCTAGAATCCTTGATCATTGATTGATGGCAATCCGCCTGCGTATTACGCGGGCGGATTTGTTTCCATCTCCACGGCAGAAAAAGCCGCATCCAGATCAGGATTGTTCTGCATATGTCGACGTCGGCCCGCCTCGCTCTCATGCTCCTTGCCGCGCTGCTCAGCGCATGTGCCAGTCGTACTCCGCCACCCGCACCCGTGCGGGCTCCGGTGGTATTCGCTCCCTCCCAACCTTCGTCTCCGGCCGCTGAAGACGTGCTGTTCCGCGCGCTGGGGCTCGTGGGAACGCCCTATCGCTGGGGTGGCAACACGCCGGATTCAGGTTTCGATTGCAGTGGCTTGATCGGCTACGTGTACCGTGACGCCGCCGGTATTTCCCTGCCGCGTTCCACCCGGGAAATGATCAGCATGCGAGCGCCGGAGGTCGGCAAGGATGCGTTGGAGACCGGCGACCTGGTTTTCTTCGCCACCAATGGCGGCTCCCAGGTCAGTCACGCCGGGATTTATGTCGGGGAAGGGCGTTTTGTCCATGCGCCAGCCACGGGCGGGACGGTCAAGTTGGACAGCCTGTCCAAGG
This genomic interval from Pseudomonas alvandae contains the following:
- a CDS encoding C40 family peptidase, with the protein product MSTSARLALMLLAALLSACASRTPPPAPVRAPVVFAPSQPSSPAAEDVLFRALGLVGTPYRWGGNTPDSGFDCSGLIGYVYRDAAGISLPRSTREMISMRAPEVGKDALETGDLVFFATNGGSQVSHAGIYVGEGRFVHAPATGGTVKLDSLSKAYWQKAYLGAKRVLQPEHLARNP